Within the Mustela lutreola isolate mMusLut2 chromosome 2, mMusLut2.pri, whole genome shotgun sequence genome, the region AAAGGTGAATTATAAGAGAATGTTCAAAACAAAGTTGCTCCCAACAGGAGTAAACTGTAAATAGCACAATTTTCTGTCAGTAGAGGATCAAGTGTGGCATGTTCATCACACTGAAATAGGTCTCTTTAAGAGAACTACAGCTCCAAGGAGCTCCAGCTGTTTGATCTGCCATTACGTCTGCAGTGTCTGATACATGACAGGTAGTTAAAAATCCTTACTGATTCAATGACCAACTCTTTTTCTACAGTCATGAAAAGGTATTCACATTAGactgttaagagaaaaaaaccctACTTGGAAAGCAGCATGTAAAATACACCCACCTATGTTTAACAGTGTTACATGCTTCTATCTCTGGATACAAATGTCCCTGAAGGACACACGTAAAACCGGATAGTGGCAGTCACCTCTAGAGAAAGGACCCTGGCAATTGTTGGTTAGGGAGagcttttcttctttatatgaTACCGTTTGAGATTTTTCCATGGGTATGTATAACCTTGGTatactgtttccatttctttttttttttttttttaagattttatttatttatttgacagacagagatcacaagcaggcagagaggcaggcagagagataagaagaagcaggctccatcccaggactctgagatcatgacctgagctgaaggcagcggcttaacccactgaaccacccagttgcccctactctttccatttcttaaagCACATTTAAATGTACAAAAGGTTTGgaaagatacataaaatcttaaaatggttATTTCTGGAAGAATTTTGTGCGTGAACACGTGTATGGATCTGGGAACACgactttctctatttcttttttttttttttgaagattttatttatttgatggagagagaccccaagtaggcagagaggaaggtgggggtgggggggaagcaggctccctgctgagcagagagcctgttgtagggctcaatcccaggaccttgagatcatgacctgagccaaaggcagaggcttaacccactgagccacccaggcactcctctctatttttaattttaaaaacaatcggGTATTATCTAGAGAAGGATGCAGTTTcctttttctaatgaaatattttaaagtatgtacATGCACTATGAATATTCTCAGGGAAGCAAAAAGgcttacaaaactaaataaatcctCCATGTCTCAGTATACTAGAgagaataaatgatataaataaagaCAACTGTCATCAAAGAAAATGTAActattctgtcttctgccttaaAATATCTGGAAAATGTATAAATTTGGTAGTGATAAAAATTTCACCTACAATGTTCAAATAAAAGATTGCTattaggaggggtgcctgggtggctcagtgggttaaggcctctgcctttggcttgggtcgtgatcccagggtcctggggttgagcctcacatcgggctctctgctcagcagggagctggcttcctcctctctgcctgcctctctgtctacttgtgatctctgtctgtcaaataaataaataattaatttggaaaaaaaaaaaaaaaaaaaccattgctATTAGGAATAGGGGCAGTAGGAAGAGATTAATATCTACACAATTTAAAGGTTTCCCAAAGccatgaatttcatttttttccctcacttgcctttaaaattatttaatgaattgAACAGATTTGCACAGACCACACAGTAATGTACAGGCAATGTACTGGTGTCAAGTTCattacaaagattaaaaagattaaaaagaaaatctcccaaTAATTCCAGTTAGCAGAAGGAACAAACTAAGAAAAAGTCACAAAATgacatactattttaaaaatggggcatATGACCAAAAAGCACACCAAAGATGTTCACCATCAGATCAGAGAAAAGCCAATCAAAACCAccagataccacttcacacccactaagctgcctataatcaaaaagacacaGTAACAAGTACAGAATGTGTGGAGACTGAGaccacactgctggtgggaatgtaaatggtgtAACCGCTCTGGGAAACCGttcagcagttcctcaaaaagttaatcaAAGCATCATCGTATGACCCAGCAGGTCCATTACTAAATATGTATGTATCCAGatacatacccaagagaaatgaaaccacAGGTCTACATAAAACATTAGACAAATGTTCCTTACAGCTTAAAAGGGAAGACAACACAGATGTCTGTCAGTGGATGAAATGGATTGTAAAAATGTGGTTTTTCCATATAATGGAGCATCCTTCAGTCATAAAACTAAATGGAGCCCTGACACATGCCACCACACAGATGACCCATGAAAGGATGATGTCAGGGAGAAGGAACCCGGCACAGAGAGCCACACAGATGATGATGCCATTCCTATGAAATGTGAGAGTAAGAACATGCAAATCCATGGACACAGAAAGATCAGTGGTAGTGGGAGGAGGAACGGGAAGTGACTGCTCAACGGGTACCGATTTCCCTCTGCAGAACGACATTCAGGAATTAGGTATGACGACTGCACAACCTTGTCAAGAAAATAAAGCCACCAAATTTTACACTTGAAactggtgaattttatggtatgtaattCATATCTCAGTTAAAAGGGGAGGCATAAAATGAGAGCTCCCCAGGAATGAAGGGAAGGGGTTCATTCTgatgaaggaagaagggaaaggccCCATATTTGAGCAGAAGAGTGCCAGGAGAGCCGCAAgcataaaaaaaggaacaactgTGCAGTACGATCTTGTGTGCAAACACGCCTGTGCACACGTATGAGAAGACGAGGCCACGCAGGTAACTCATCATACCTCAGGGGCCCTGTTCCCCTATCACATAAGGTAAGTAGTATGAATTCTCATGAAGCAGTCCCAACTTTTACGCCTGGAAAAAGCACTCCAGAATCACTAGGCCAAAATCCACTTCAAAAATAGAATAAGCactggggtacttgggtggctcagtcagttaagcatctaactcttgatttggtcatgatctcagggttgtcagatgAAGCCCTAcgtgagattttctctctctcttttttcctttgcccttcccctgctctctctcatcctaaaataaatttttaaaaaattttaaactaaccTTTAACAGTGTAAACATCAATCTTACCTGGTGGGTCATATAAAAACAGGTTACAGTCTGCTAACATCCCCTCCTAAACAAAAAGGGGCAAAAAACTGAGTCCCGGTAATTAAAGACCTGTACAGTCTGTCACACACGTGAACAATCATCTTAGTTCTCTGTATGGATCAGGATTGAGATAAAGACAGATTATCGAAATGAGCAACTCTATCCTTACCTAAGGACTGGAAGAAAACTGAGTAACGACACTCATAGAGTGAAAACAGGTACTGCCGGACCGCTGGAAGGCTGTGCAGCACTTCAAGGATCTCGGCTCCTTTAATCacctacaaattaaaaaaagaacgaaTGTAGCTTTAATGTGTATTTAGGTTAGGAAAGTATGGAGTAATTTCTAAACATGAGTATTAAAGATTCAGGCATTACCTTTTCCCTGAGATCTGGTCTTTCTAAGGCAATCATGCTGACATAGACAGTGTAAGTCACAAAGGTCTTGTAATCCATAAGTTCATAGGATGTGAATGTTGAAACTGTGTCAAGGAAGAGTTCAGCTGCCTGTTTGAAATCACGAATAGCCACACAGTAAAGACCCTGATATACCTTTAGGCGGtttctcctgtcccagtctcctccttcctctattaagctataaataaaaaacagtaatgtCACAATCTGGAAACAGACAAGTCCATTTTTTGTTAAGTGTTGTGTTCTTTTCAAACAGAAAACAAGTTGAATCAAAAGgtagtatttaaagaaaatattctactAAATAAGCACGTCAATTATTTCACCTAATTTACTAGTTATAAATAAAACAGGTAAATTTCTTACATCGGTTTCTTATTTATAGCATAATTACAGGGAATATATCATCATCATTAAAAAGTACCTTTTGGCCTTCTCTGTGTTTCGTGTGATGAGATCATTATCCATATAAAATAACCCAATCCTAAGAAGATAGAACACAATATCCAGTCGGTGACCCAAGGCCACAGTTTTGTCGTATGTCTTGCGAAAGGCTGTCAGAGCACCCTCCTGTCAAGAGATCCAAGGCAACAGGTGAAAAAGGTTAATTTTCAAATGCTACCAACTATGTGGAATTCTCTTAACAAAGGGTAGAGGGAAGAGgtatgaagagagagaaagtaagataCCCATGAACTGGTAACTATTGAAGCTGGGTGGTAACTgcacggggcggggggcgggggggtttcTCTCCacttatataaagtataaaaaaaatacatcagcTATGCCTAAGCATATACTTAACATTCTAAAACATAGGAAAAACAGCCACAATTTATCCTCACTTGTTCAACATTAGTTCTTGCACATattcagcatttttttccctaattacaATGTTACTTTCCTGTAAATTATTACACTACTTTAAGGGTAATGGAAGTTTTACCTTAGTCACCATAATAATACAAAGGAGTATTCAAATATACAAGTCTGTATCAAAATACTGTGGAATAAAATGTTCTAttgctttaaaaacacaaacatgaataaaatcaATTGTCAATACATGGTACTTCTTAGTCTGTATCTGGGTTTATGTAATTGTTGAGTTACACCTCATAAATTAATAACGGGGGCTAGCAAAACAGTAATGGGCAGAGCTGGCACTCAGATCGTGGTTTTTAATACAACTCTCCACTCTCCACATGCTAAAAGAAACCAAGGATCCTTGAAGAAACGGATGATTCCAGGTTTGGAGAGTAAAAATAACAGGTAAGCCTGTAACATCTTGTTGTATGAGAAAAtaagaccaggggcacctgggtggccagtgggttaaagcctctgcctttgacccaggtcatgatctcagggtcctgggatcgagccctgcatctggctctctgctcagcagggagcctgcttccccctctctctctgcctgcctctcatcctacttgtgatctctctctctaataaataaataaaatttttaaaaaaaagaaaaaaggaaagaagaccaaGGAGATGTCAAACAAAGACTTCTCAAAGGAGCTTCCACTAACAGGCATGTAACAAGATGAGCACCATAATGACCATGATCAGTGTAACACAGTGAGTAATAAAAATCCATTACGTAAcagttaataatatatttaaaatgagagtaacaggagaggaaaaaagcaagctcttttaaaaagaatcctaCTTAATAAACACGGAAAATGACATAAGCCCATCATCGATTTATAAACTCCTGATATTGACTCAAGCACATCCTTGTCGAAATTCCTCAAATCCAGAATCAAAAGCTTTAGTTTCTCATTCACCTGTAATAACCTATCCTCTCTGAAACCaaaccacaggggtgcctgggtggctcagtccttaggcatctgcctttggctcgggtcatggtcccaggtcctgggatccgcctgcatcgggctccctcctcagcgggaggcctacttctccctctcccactccccctgcttgtgttccctctctcaagcgctgtcaaataaaatctttaaaaataaataaatttaaaaaaccaaactacATCATACAACTGAGAAAATCACACAACTATTAGCTattttttctaaaagacttctcatttgagagagagtgcacacactcATGGGGGTGGGACAGACAggaagagaatccttaagcagactccctgctgaggacaaTGCCTGTTGTTCCAGGGCTGgttcttaggaccctgagatcatgaccaaagctgaaatcaagagtccgaggcTCAATCTGAGTCACCCAAGTACCctctattgctatttttaaactGTTCTGTAGTTCCCAAATTTTTTACAATGAGATTTtaaatttacaataaaaaaatctcgttttaaatctaaaatggtggggcatctgggtggctcagtcgttaactgtctgccttcggctcaggtcatgatcccagggtcctgggatcggacacaccattgggctccctgcttagcagaagcctgcttctccctctcccactctccctgcttatattccccctctcactgttgctgtcaaataaaatctttgggaaaaaaaacttaaaataaataaataaataaataaatctaaaacgggggcacctgggtggctcagtcaattgagcatctgcctttggctctcacgtcatgatcccaggatccttggatcaagtcccacaattgggaccctgctcagtgggaagcctgtgtctccctctgcctgctatttcccctgcttgtgtacattggttgcttgcgtgctctctctctggcaaataaataaatttttaaaaataataaataaacctaaaataataatagttcttATCAGTAACATTTGAGTTCTCTGCCCCTATCTCTAATCTTCACTAAGTAGGAACTGCTCTACCacatttcagatgaggaaatggagggtcCAGTAAATGGTAATTACTGAAACCGGAGCGCTAACCCAGGCAACCTGATCCACGAACCCACACTATTACACTTTCTTCTACTAATGCCATGACATCTGTCATCTGCGTACTTCAGGATACACTGCTTAGAATTAATGACATTCAAAGCCCATCCTCCTAACCACTATTAACTGctaaattaaattcaaaagatGTAACACCTGTAGGCATCTGTCTCATGCAGTGGATAGGAAAGTATCGATCAGGCTGGCCACCATGTGGAAGAAATGATGGCCACATATATTGCGTCAAAAATCCTTCCTTGTCCCTTGTCTCTATATCCTAGAGAACACTAGCATACATCCACAAGGAAGCACATTCCAGCACGTTTCTACATCGGCTTGTACTAGCAAGAACAGCTGAAACCAACATCCATGTCCATCAGCAGTTGGAGAGCTAAGTAAACAGCTAAAGAGCAAAGTAAACTTTGGCACAGCCTTACAAAGGACTACTAGCTAGCAGTTAACCGGAATACGTACCCCGTTTATGTATCTTAAAGGGGAAAGAGCACGATACAATGcttaatgaaaaaattaacagGACGACATGAGAATATTATGGTcccactttatttaaaaaacccttttccaatactttatttttaatatctacgTGAGGTTCtaattcacgaccctgagaccaagggTCTTCTGCTTCATGCTTCATGAAGCCAGGTAGGGGCccctaaaaacaattttttaaaatataatcccGCCTAATTTTCATGTCTGTCAGCATGcaataaaacaacttaaaaaggTCACCTTTGAGAAGaaagggaataaagaaaaatcaaataagaacTTCAGCATTAACTGTAATGTTCAGTTTCTTATAAGGAGACTATTAGtagtataaattttttaaattcaacagaACCAATGTTTTCCAACCAAGGGGAGAAAAGTGCACTACtgagaatgatcccaattttgcaAGAGCAGTGAATCAAATCTCTGCAAGTGCCCTTGAGTTCTGACTGGCGTGGACACAGAGAAGAACACACACACCTGGCTAAAcagggatagaaagaaaaaactttttcttgGCTCCTTTTTGTGCTGATTCCCTAGGCCCGGTAAGCACATCACCCGtgtgcttgtttttttgttttgttttgtttggaaaggaagttatttctttaaatagtgCCTCTCTGCcactaggcagagagggagagaggggaaccgTCTCCACTTGCCTTGTCGCCTATCCGGCACAGGTACTCAGCCTTCGCCATCATGGCATCCCGGATTTCGCTCTCTCCCAGATTCTTCTCCGCATCTTCCAGCTCCTCGTCCAAACGTTTCAACTCCTCCTCGTTCGCCTTCTTCATTTTATTGAGCAGGTCCGTGTCCATCTGCCAGTCGAGGGATTTGCACAGGGCTTCGTAATAAGGAGCCATGTCTGAGAGCCAAAAAGAGGGCCGTGACTTAGGAGCGGGTGCCCCTGGCACCCTCAAAGTCAGGGTCCACCCCCgtcttccacacacacacacacacgcacacagacaccCTGTCGAGTCGACCCCTCTCCGCCCCGTGCTCAGGAAGGCATGGCACAGAAGAGCCTGGCAAAGGGCTTGGCAGAACGTAAACGTCTGCTGCTGGGAGACGGGCATCGCGGCCAGTCCTGCTGGCCTCCCGACGGCTTCTGCTCCAGCAAAGCCTTCAAGGGGAAGCCTCTGCTCAGACACATCCTCAGGCACCGACGTTCAGTCTACGCGGCCCAGGGGCACTGACTGCCAGGGACGGCCCCCGACACCGACCCCACGCTTCCCCGTCCTGCGGACAGCTGCCCTCTCCTACACGGCTGCCCCCCAGCCCGGGCCCGGCCGCCCAGAACAGCAAGCCCGGAGCCTCTCTTCTGCGCCTCGCTCGGAGCTCGACACAGCCCCCCAGAGCTGCTTTCAGAGCAGCAGGGCCCCCACGGATGCAGATGCAGAGATGCAGACCCCCTCCGAGAGCAAGGCTGGAGGGCCCCGCGAGCACCCCGGGGCCCGGGGCCCCTTCGGGGAAACGTGCCCGCAGCCTCCGGGGCGCGGGGCCAGCCCAGGCCTAGGCCGCTGACTCGGCGCTCGCGCGGGACTCACTGTTATCCCGGACGGCCGCCATCAGCTCGTCGCGCACGGCCGCGTCCCCGCGGTGCTCGGCCAGGCTGAGCAGGAAGCGCAGCTGCGCGATGCGCAGGTCGGGGTTCTTGGGCAGACCCTCCTCCTCCAGGTTCTCCAGCGGCATCTCGGCGGCGGGGTTAGCAACACAGGGCGGACAGCAACTCAGCGCGGACCCGCGGCGTCTACGGCAGCGGAAGCGGGAGGAGACAACGAGGGTGCCCGGCCGCCTCCAGCCCGGCTTCCGGTCGCGGGCAAGCCTCCGCCAGCAGCGCCTCCTGCTGGACAGACCTTGGAACACCTCACCCGGCCTGTGCGCTGGCGCCCCCGTGTGGTCCCGAACGGTTTTCCCTCGCTTCGGGCCGCGACAGTCAGTCTCCGAGTACGTGTTGCCCAACTCTGAAGATCGATTTCCCGAaactctccctcccctcccttctttaTTAGCTAGTCTGCTTTTCATTCTGTTTAACTGACAGGAGCTGGCAagcttttgaaatttttcaaaatatcatcAGCAGCACCAACAATAAAAATCTCTGTGCACAGCCCTAAAACCCATGTTCTTTCCGCTAGTCTAAGAAAATGGTGCCCAGAATTCCGGTCTTAATACAACAACATTAATATTTCGTTTATGCATTATTTAAATCATTGCATGCCTGCATGTTCAGCCTCTTTTTGTTCTTGAAGAAGCTATGTAGCTTCAGACTTGGTAACGGTTATGTGAAATTCCACCCAGTGAATttgccataattttttttctcttctctccattaCAGGTTGACCCTTTAGGTCATCCAGGGctgttattttcttaatataaaacCTGAGATGAACATCAtagattatttgatattttaggGGTTTCCCCCCCCCCGTAAAAAATTCTCATGCAGGATTAATACACAAAAGGTAGGAATGTTCTGTGACTTCTAAATATTTAATGTCACATCATTTTCCAAAAGAATTGAACCAGTTTATACAGCTTGTGAAACATCTGGGACTGCTACAGTCTTGCCAGCAGTAAGCATTATACcccatttttttatgatttacttGTTTTGGTAAAAACAAGCATTTTGAAGACCCCTCAAATGGTAACAAGGAACATAGAAAAACATTATGAGGGCCCCATCATATTAAGCTTTGGGGGGAGAACTTTCTAGACATCTTTCATTCATTGACTCAACAGATGTATTACGTGGTTGCAAAGTACCAGGGGCAGTGCCAGGCACTGGAAACACAGCAGGGAAAAGTACAACACCCTGCCCTTGTGGAACTTACCTTCTAGAGACACTTAGCCTCACTGAAAGGGACCAGATGTATTAATAGGATCCTTCTGTACTTGTACCTTATAAACTGTTCCATTCCATTCACCATGTATTATAGATACCTTTCCTTGCCAATAAATATGGACTGACAC harbors:
- the PSMD6 gene encoding 26S proteasome non-ATPase regulatory subunit 6; amino-acid sequence: MPLENLEEEGLPKNPDLRIAQLRFLLSLAEHRGDAAVRDELMAAVRDNNMAPYYEALCKSLDWQMDTDLLNKMKKANEEELKRLDEELEDAEKNLGESEIRDAMMAKAEYLCRIGDKEGALTAFRKTYDKTVALGHRLDIVFYLLRIGLFYMDNDLITRNTEKAKSLIEEGGDWDRRNRLKVYQGLYCVAIRDFKQAAELFLDTVSTFTSYELMDYKTFVTYTVYVSMIALERPDLREKVIKGAEILEVLHSLPAVRQYLFSLYECRYSVFFQSLAVVEQEMKKDWLFAPHYRYYVREMRIHAYSQLLESYRSLTLGYMAEAFGVGVEFIDQELSRFIAAGRLHCKIDKVNEIVETNRPDSKNWQYQETIKKGDLLLNRVQKLSRVINM